Proteins found in one Pocillopora verrucosa isolate sample1 chromosome 12, ASM3666991v2, whole genome shotgun sequence genomic segment:
- the LOC131788055 gene encoding kelch-like protein 2 — protein MKRLNIQRKQDYLSEITLVSRDNIEFKAHRNVLSTASPFFDKLLRSNMKENRKGIVRLEEILGSVLKDVLEFIYTGTVDVTQENAEELIAAGNYMIMPSLKTISGRFLEREMSSINCISTFYLAEKYECDDLITNSRRFIHENIVSVAKLDEFLHLEAKEIEKWISSDEITVKEEADVFRIILDWINHRRSERKTAFEELFGHVRLGFLSRDSLKDVVTNELVRENFACVKLVMDATAQMSSFVNEDDFLQSPRRCLDTRVIVVRGGKYTFCYIPREDLWKRLPDGLKDENDRNNRMIKFRNQLLTFTEDQISERYDPIFNIWSELNLRKDRAKFAVLKGEIYAVRVDYYCTRTVTERYNVKRYAWETIHPYHELCRWGACVIAAGSHLYAFGGNIPRSSEYVAIAERFDTVENKWERIADMLEGRSYAFGVASREKIFVAGGENMTGRLKTCEMYNTLTNEWHLVANSKVPRCYGSMVCLNGKLYVLGGESHYTRSELSVECFDPANDQWIQETTIPVTNIDPENNDIFTGSVLKLSRELLDKLMIVEQ, from the coding sequence ATGAAGCGCCTCAACATTCAGCGAAAACAAGATTATTTGTCCGAGATCACTTTGGTTTCGAGAGACAACATAGAATTTAAGGCTCATAGAAATGTGCTTTCCACCGCAAGTCCGTTCTTTGACAAACTTCTTCGGAGTAACATGAAAGAGAATCGAAAAGGGATCGTTCGCCTCGAGGAGATTTTAGGATCTGTTCTGAAAGATGTTTTGGAATTCATCTACACTGGAACTGTGGATGTGACTCAAGAGAATGCCGAGGAACTGATCGCTGCAGGAAATTATATGATCATGCCGAGCTTGAAAACTATTTCAGGGCGGTTTTTGGAACGAGAAATGTCATCCATAAACTGTATTTCGACCTTTTACCTCGCTGAGAAATATGAGTGTGACGATCTTATCACCAACAGCAGGCGTTTTATTCATGAAAACATCGTTTCCGTGGCAAAACTAGATGAATTTTTGCACTTGGAAGCTAAAGAGATCGAGAAGTGGATTTCGTCCGACGAGATTACAGTCAAGGAGGAAGCTGATGTTTTTAGAATCATATTAGACTGGATAAACCACAGAAGGAGTGAGCGAAAAACAGCATTTGAAGAACTGTTTGGTCATGTTCGACTCGGTTTTCTGTCGCGTGACTCTCTGAAGGATGTCGTGACAAACGAACTGGTGCGTGAGAATTTTGCTTGTGTTAAGCTGGTGATGGATGCAACCGCACAGATGTCTAGCTTTGTTAATGAAGATGATTTTCTGCAATCACCAAGAAGATGTCTCGATACCCGTGTCATTGTAGTTCGTGGTGGCAAGTACACTTTTTGTTATATTCCTAGAGAAGACCTGTGGAAGCGCCTACCAGATGGTCTGAAGGACGAAAACGACCGGAACAATCGGATGATAAAATTTCGTAACCAGTTGCTCACTTTTACCGAAGATCAAATTTCAGAGAGATACGATCCTATTTTTAACATTTGGTCTGAGCTTAACTTGAGAAAAGATCGTGCAAAGTTTGCCGTTCTTAAAGGAGAAATTTATGCTGTTCGTGTTGACTACTATTGTACGAGAACTGTCACAGAGAGATACAACGTAAAGCGGTATGCATGGGAGACAATTCACCCATATCATGAACTGTGTAGATGGGGTGCTTGCGTTATTGCAGCCGGCAGCCATCTGTATGCGTTTGGTGGGAACATTCCTCGCTCAAGTGAGTACGTTGCCATAGCTGAGAGATTTGACACTGTGGAAAACAAGTGGGAGAGAATTGCAGATATGCTGGAAGGAAGAAGCTACGCTTTTGGCGTGGCCTCTCGAGAAAAAATCTTTGTAGCTGGAGGAGAAAACATGACAGGAAGATTAAAAACTTGTGAGATGTACAATACGTTAACAAACGAATGGCACCTTGTTGCAAACTCGAAAGTCCCACGCTGTTATGGTAGTATGGTTTGTCTGAACGGAAAACTGTACGTACTGGGTGGAGAAAGTCATTACACCCGAAGTGAACTAAGTGTTGAATGTTTTGACCCTGCAAATGACCAATGGATCCAGGAAACAACCATACCAGTGACAAACATTGACCCAGAAAATAATGACATATTCACTGGTTCTGTTCTGAAGCTTTCAAGAGAATTACTAGACAAACTTATGATTGTTGAGCAGTAG
- the LOC131768828 gene encoding kelch-like protein 2, translating into MEDLSAISVTEQNPFCVEMMKRLNIQRKQGHLCDITLITKDDQELKAHRNILSAASPFFYKLLQSDMKENREGIVRFEEISGSVMEDVLEFIYTGTVEVTEENAEELVVATNYLFVPNLKTICGRFIHQQMCELNCISTFYFAEKYDCEELLNESKSFIHANFASVADMNEFLSLEAKEVERWISSDEIVIETEADVFQIAQKWVEHNKSERKAAFEELLRHVRLVFVSRDYLLNVVTNELVRDNADCLRLVLNAIKLTTFSSDVNLPQSPRKGLETRAIVACAGKYACCYIPDKDEWKCLPELLWEKDHETPMIRFRDQLYMLQYWSEVQRYDPVFNGWSLLHLNLFRFDYLTAVRGELYSFRQMYHYTKDEQTCIKKFSVEKNSWQTIFTSFESCRKESCVIGSADYLYLLGGKSPPTSKYLPKADRFDIMEKKWVEITDMQQARGGAFGVASQEKIFVAGGADEKGTVLKTCEVYNVSTNEWQLIANLNVCRTHGSMVCLGGTLYVLGGFDQTKKNPEHSVECYDKQGKWIVKTTIPVKDCKKKKAFKGCVLKFSKGVLDYLDDAGEDENEDVSCA; encoded by the coding sequence ATGGAAGACCTTTCAGCTATCAGTGTCACTGAACAGAATCCTTTTTGTGTAGAAATGATGAAACGGCTCAACATACAACGAAAACAAGGCCACTTATGCGACATAACTTTGATTACGAAAGATGATCAAGAGCTAAAGGCTCACAGAAATATCCTTTCTGCAGCGAGTCCGTTCTTTTACAAGCTTCTTCAGAGCGATATGAAAGAAAATCGGGAAGGGATCGTTCGGTTCGAGGAGATTTCGGGATCTGTTATGGAAGATGTTTTGGAATTCATCTATACTGGAACTGTAGAGGTTACTGAAGAAAATGCCGAAGAGCTGGTCGTCGCCACAAATTATCTCTTCGTTccaaatttgaaaacaatctgtGGTCGATTTATTCATCAACAAATGTGCGAGTTAAACTGCATTTCAACCTTCTACTTCGCCGAGAAATACGATTGTGAAGAGCTTTTAAACGAAAGCAAGAGTTTCATCCACGCGAACTTCGCGTCTGTAGCAGACATGAATGAATTCCTAAGTTTGGAAGCCAAAGAAGTGGAGAGATGGATTTCAAGTGATGAGATTGTCATTGAAACGGAAGCCGATGTTTTCCAGATTGCGCAAAAGTGGGTTGAACATAACAAGAGCGAGCGGAAAGCAGCCTTTGAAGAGCTGCTTCGTCACGTGCGACTAGTTTTCGTATCGCGTGACTATTTGTTGAATGTCGTGACGAACGAACTCGTGCGTGACAACGCTGATTGTTTGAGGCTGGTTTTAAATGCCATAAAACTGACTACGTTTTCAAGCGATGTTAACCTTCCCCAGTCACCGAGAAAAGGACTTGAGACACGAGCTATAGTGGCTTGTGCAGGTAAATATGCCTGCTGCTATATCCCTGATAAAGATGAGTGGAAATGTTTACCTGAACTGTTATGGGAGAAAGATCATGAAACCCCAATGATTAGATTTCGTGATCAGTTGTATATGCTTCAGTACTGGAGTGAAGTGCAGCGGTATGATCCTGTGTTTAATGGCTGGTCATTGTTGCACCTAAACCTATTTCGTTTTGACTACTTGACTGCTGTTAGGGGAGAGCTGTATTCTTTCAGGCAGATGTATCATTACACAAAAGATGAGCAAACatgcataaaaaaattcagtgtaGAGAAAAATTCATGGCAGACAATTTTCACCTCTTTTGAGAGCTGTAGGAAAGAGTCTTGTGTCATTGGGTCTGCTGACTATCTGTATCTTTTGGGAGGGAAGTCCCCACCTACCTCCAAATACCTCCCAAAAGCTGACAGATTTGACATTATGGAAAAGAAATGGGTAGAAATCACAGACATGCAACAAGCAAGGGGTGGGGCTTTTGGTGTGGCCAGTCAGGAAAAGATTTTTGTTGCTGGAGGAGCAGATGAAAAAGGCACAGTGTTGAAAACATGTGAGGTGTACAATGTTTCCACAAATGAATGGCAGTTAATTGCAAACTTAAATGTTTGCCGCACACATGGTAGTATGGTTTGTCTTGGTGGAACATTGTATGTGCTGGGTGGCTTTGACCAAACTAAGAAAAACCCAGAACATTCAGTTGAATGTTATGACAAACAGGGCAAATGGATTGTGAAGACAACCATACCAGTAAAggactgtaagaaaaaaaaggcatttaaaGGCTGTGTGCTAAAGTTCTCCAAAGGAGTATTGGATTATCTTGATGATGCAGGTGAGGATGAGAATGAGGATGTTAGCTGTGCATAA